Part of the Subtercola frigoramans genome, TCGGGTACCTCGCTGAAGTTCTTGTTCTGCGCCATCGACGTGATCCGCCCGGTTCCGGGCTCGACGGTGACGAGAGAACTGCCGAGATCGAGGCTGTTGCCGCTGTAGGGAATGAAGTACTTGGTCGTCGCATCAGCCTGTCTCTGCAGGGCCAGGTCGAGTGTCGTGTAGATCTTGTACCCGCCGGTCTTCAGCTTGTGTGCCCTCGCTTCGGGTGAATCTCCGAAGACCTTGTCTTGTTCGATGATCTTCTTCACGTAGTCGCAGAAGAAGCCGGCGCCGTCTGCCGCGGTCTGGCATCCGGTCGAGGGAGGGGTGATGTGCGTCTCGATCGGCGTTGCGGCGGCATCATCGAACTGCTGCTGGGTGATGGTGTGCGCCTTCAGCATCGACGGCAGCACATCTCTGTCTCGCCTCAGCCTGTTGTTCTCGGTGTGCTCTGCGTCGACGTCGAGCCGGAGGTCTTCGGGTTCGTTGACGATTGCGACCAGGCTGGCAGCCTGCGCCACGCTCAGGGCTCCCGCACCAACACCGAAGTAGTACATCGAAGCCGCCTGGATCCCGTAGATACGACCACCGAACAGCGCAATGTTCAGGTAACCGAGCAGAATGTCGTCTTTCGAGTACGTCTTCTCCAGGCCGATGGCGAGCTTCGCCTCCCTCAGCTTGCGGTTCGGAGTCTGGGCGGTCGCCTCGTCATAGGCCTTCTGCCGCTCGACGGGGTCTGTGATCGCCTCTGCACGCTGGGTCAGGATGTTCTTGACGTACTGCTGAGAGATGGTGGATGCCCCGCTCGAGATGCCCTTCTTGAAGAAGTTGCCCAGCAGCGCCCGTGTCGTCGACTGCAGGTCGAGCGCACCGTGCTCGTAGAACCGTGGGTCTTCTGTGGAGACGACGGCGTCTTTGACGTTCTGCGAGATGTCGTTCCAGCCCACCACCTGGCGGTTCTGCTCGAAGAACGAGGCGAGCAGTACGTCGGAGCCGTCGCTGTTCTTGGCGTAGATGCTCGACGTCTGCGAGAGCGCATCGGGCTTGATGTAGTCGGGCAGGTTCTCGAAGACCGAGATCGTCGCGTTGGCCCCCTGGCCTGCCACGGCGATCACGGGTGCCACCATCGAGGTCACCAACACGCCCGCCACCACGCTGAAGAACACGACGCCGAGCATCGCGCGGATGCCCGCAGCGACTCTGTGAGAATTCATCAGGTAATTCTAACTCAATAGATGATGTTTTTTCACTACTGGAGTTGTTCGAAATGATATTGCCGGGTCAGCAGAACGAGTAGAAAGAAGGTTGCTCCCGACGCAGCGACCTTCTGTTCAGACGCCGCGGAAAGGTCGCCCACGTCGCTGATTGTCACAGTGGTTGTCACTTTCGACGTCATGGGTATGTTCTCGATGACTACTGGATCTGTGAAGTGAGTCACATCGCCCAGAATGGCGAGATTGACGTTTGGCGACATCCGATCGCCGATGCCAATCGGCTTGCCGCCGATCAGATCAGGGATATCTGTCTGGTCTTCGAACAATTCGTCCGTGGCAAGGTGCCTCTCGGCCATGAACGCATCGCCCACCAATGCAGCAGCGCCAGAATCGGATCTACCCTGAAGCACATAGAGCCGGGCCATTGTGAACTGGCAAAATGTCTGCACGGTCGGTCCGCGCACAAAACTCAGCTGATTCTGCTGCCCTGACGTGTCGCAGCGATCGATCGCTCGAGAATCGACCGGAATCAATGGTGATGCATCCGAAACAGCGAGCAGACCAGTCACTTGCGTAGTCACAGCCAGGCGCTGACTCTCGAATTCGTTCGAATGATAGTCGGGAGTCAGAT contains:
- a CDS encoding transglycosylase domain-containing protein encodes the protein MNSHRVAAGIRAMLGVVFFSVVAGVLVTSMVAPVIAVAGQGANATISVFENLPDYIKPDALSQTSSIYAKNSDGSDVLLASFFEQNRQVVGWNDISQNVKDAVVSTEDPRFYEHGALDLQSTTRALLGNFFKKGISSGASTISQQYVKNILTQRAEAITDPVERQKAYDEATAQTPNRKLREAKLAIGLEKTYSKDDILLGYLNIALFGGRIYGIQAASMYYFGVGAGALSVAQAASLVAIVNEPEDLRLDVDAEHTENNRLRRDRDVLPSMLKAHTITQQQFDDAAATPIETHITPPSTGCQTAADGAGFFCDYVKKIIEQDKVFGDSPEARAHKLKTGGYKIYTTLDLALQRQADATTKYFIPYSGNSLDLGSSLVTVEPGTGRITSMAQNKNFSEVPDAGPDSTSINFATDVDFGGSTGFPVGSTYKLFTLINWLQSGHSLGDIVNGANNQNFPLSKFTNSCTGGYGGGTYKVGNDAGEAGGRASVLTQFEESVNNAFIAMAQQLDQCETQKIAKALGVHRADGAELGMNIADVLGSNEIAPLTMAAAYAGVVNKGVYCNPVAIASITDSAGAPVEVPQSICSQVIDANVAVAATYAMKGVIDNGTATRADPGDGTPHFGKTGTATNEEHVWLVGGTSNLVTSAWTGNIDGHVSIRRSTIDGPGSGPVGSGISRLLMWRQFYGDLADSYGGDPFPAPSRNLTYGATSIVPEVSGLSPDDASRRLSDAGFETVDGGQVDSDKPVGQVVRSDPPSGSGVTRGSNVSIFTSNGRLIVTPKPSPPPTPASPAPVSPPPTG